One segment of Rhodanobacter thiooxydans DNA contains the following:
- a CDS encoding alpha-ketoacid dehydrogenase subunit beta: MAQITLIEAVTQALAYEMAHDPSVVVLGEDVGVNGGVFRATQGLQEKFGELRVLDTPLDETTIAGVTVGLAVQGMKPVAEAQFEGFIYPMMEQIACHAARMRNRTRGRLTVPAVWRAPWGGGIRAPEHHSEANEHLFTNIPGLRVVMPSSPARAYGLLLAAIRDPDPVMFFEPKRIYRQYKEEVPDDGEALPLDVCFVLRDGTDVTLVSWGAQVKEALEAADALAAEGISAEVIDVATLTPLDFDTIAESVQKTGRCVIVHEAPKTAGFGAEIAARLAEECMYDLLAPVERVTGFDTHIPLFRLEMKYLPSVERVVDAAKRTLAAS; encoded by the coding sequence ATGGCACAGATCACTCTCATCGAAGCGGTTACCCAGGCGCTCGCCTACGAGATGGCGCACGACCCGAGCGTCGTGGTGCTGGGCGAGGACGTCGGCGTCAACGGCGGCGTGTTCCGCGCCACCCAGGGCCTGCAGGAAAAATTCGGCGAGCTGCGCGTGCTCGACACGCCGCTGGACGAAACCACCATCGCCGGCGTCACCGTCGGCCTCGCCGTGCAGGGCATGAAGCCGGTGGCCGAGGCGCAGTTCGAGGGCTTCATCTACCCAATGATGGAGCAGATCGCCTGCCACGCCGCGCGCATGCGCAACCGCACCCGCGGCCGCCTCACCGTGCCGGCCGTGTGGCGTGCGCCGTGGGGCGGCGGCATCCGCGCACCGGAGCATCATTCGGAAGCGAACGAGCACCTGTTCACCAACATCCCCGGCCTGCGCGTGGTGATGCCCTCGTCGCCCGCACGTGCCTACGGTCTGCTGCTGGCCGCGATCCGCGATCCCGATCCGGTGATGTTCTTCGAACCCAAGCGCATCTACCGCCAGTACAAGGAAGAGGTGCCGGACGACGGCGAGGCCTTGCCGCTGGACGTGTGCTTTGTGCTGCGCGACGGCACCGACGTAACCCTGGTGAGCTGGGGCGCGCAGGTGAAGGAAGCGCTGGAAGCGGCCGACGCACTGGCCGCCGAAGGCATCAGCGCCGAGGTGATCGACGTGGCCACGCTGACCCCGCTGGACTTCGACACCATCGCCGAGTCGGTGCAGAAGACCGGCCGCTGCGTGATCGTGCACGAAGCGCCCAAGACCGCCGGCTTCGGCGCCGAGATCGCCGCCCGCCTGGCCGAGGAATGCATGTATGACCTGCTCGCCCCGGTCGAGCGCGTCACCGGCTTCGACACGCACATCCCGCTGTTCCGCCTGGAAATGAAATACCTGCCGAGCGTGGAACGCGTCGTCGACGCGGCCAAGCGTACCCTCGCAGCAAGCTGA